The genome window gtttagaaCGAGCGCTATCACTCCTGTGCATGACTGCGTGTTAATCTATCACACCTGAGTCTGAAAAAGGACAAAGAGCTTCTATGTACACTATTGTttagaacaatgaataacacagCCGCACCAGTCTGATCTAACTATATCTGCCCGTCGTCTTTCCAGGGCTCTTAAAACTACCATCAGCTCTCCATAACTAggtgcagaaaaataaatatggcaTTTCATTATAAACGACATATCTCTGTGCGCTAAAATATCATCACGGTCATTTTCTAAAGTATGCCATCATTGGTGTGAAGTGTTTTCATTTGCTGGAGGTAAAAAACAAGTTAACAGTGTGACGAGGGGTAAACGCAGACAAAACTTTTTACAgtggatgggaaagggtcttgtcATATTATTTAagctgcatttataacaaagaatggcaaataTGCCGTTGTCATGTTAATACACACACCTTGTtctctacttatgacgttcacTCTGTGCCTCTATGAACTGAAGAATgggctaaataacgcagcctgcTGCTGTTTTTCATAATAAGGGTTTTAAAGAGGACAATAAAGCGATCTCAAATTCCTGTTCATTTTtagtttgtcagtggcaagtgacaactcttgtcataaaaactccgagtgtgacaacatgcatgttgtgcttttgctcatcaatgatttttttttcttaatatactGTTAATACGTAAGTAATactaatattttcatttcagaaagtcgacgttatgaaaaatgattgtagtttcaccaaaatatatctatataggtgcacgtgcggcaaatgcaaagttaatagcaagataaacaaactgtaacaccccagaaataacggcacatgctaatgttagcgttatatgcattagctaaacacagacataaggtacgaaaatatttcttgaagttaagacaaaaatcaaaagtcacaCGTATAGGTTGGGATTCGGCGGAGCTAagaggtccaaatagagttggtattgccccctctttcaaggatagtagtttcacataccctgcagtgaatgcggcaagattattaaaccaatcttcggtgaaatgacgcgcgaACAGTACAACCCTGGGGTTAAACTCCTTTGGTATCATTCTGAAAattaattgtaaccattttttctgcagacgttcttcctttggtagttcaAATAAGACCGACTTAGtatcacaccgtagaacacaggctctagacatgatacacacgcataacgaacgagcgacagtgtttggggagGAGAAATAAGTTTTCCCGGCAGTCTAAGCCAaatgtaggcggggactatgtctagtgacgtagatacgcgggtgaactattccacgtcATGTTtttgtgattcagagtcgactcccatttttacaatgaaaaataactttgttatttattcaccttctgacttacaacttggcagacagcttactttcaaacacggcaacataacagactggatgaaatgtcattttcatgatctcatgctacgtaCTCTTTGAAGTCAAAATCACTCTTCTCCAAAACTACTCAGAGTACTAGTTACTCGTTACTTTTTAGGCagtgttatttaatgaattaagaataattattaataatcagaTTTGGGGAtttatatactttaaaaaaacacatctttacctTCCTGATAAAGCTTATAACTGGATACAATTTAGACAAAATAACCACtcaatgtgttgttctgtctgtctattatgAGCACAGTTTTCCAAGTAAAACCATTTATGCAATTCCATCACTGTTCAATCATGTGTACTTGGCCCCACAATGCAGACATTAATAAATAAGAACAAATACTGCATGCAAAAAATGCTAAACATTTGTAACCTAAATTGCGTTGGATTAGCATTAACAGTCATATCTGTAGAGGAGATGGATGATCAATTACACTCTCAAGCCATCCAagatgtatgtgacattatttcttcggtagaacaataaagatttttacctGGAGTTGTGGTCCATGGTTTTTTCATGGTTCAGAGATGGACAATTTATCTCATGATATAGCCGTTTGGATGAAACGTGACGAACGGAGAGATATAGAAACTCAATACTTCTCCATATCTTGGACGAGCCTTCGTATTGTGTCCCTTTCCCGCAGTGACTTTCAAGTGCACAAAGCCATCGTTTGATATGCTCACTGTCTACCACACACGTTCGTCCTCCTCCATTATTAATGTAAATTGGTGGCAGtcggcagatttttttttttatctgtgtgACACAAGTTTTCTATGCGCGAATTGAGCAAACGGGGTCACGTGACGGGACTCAAACATATAAAGTAGCGATGACAATATGAGAAAAAAAAGCTCAGTAAATTACAGATACAGCACTAAAGTAAAattacactgtttttaaactaagtaaaaaagtacaattcctgaaaaaaatacttaattatagtaatttgagtatttgtatttcgttattcgttatTTTCCACCACTGCTTATAAAGCGTCCCTGAATGGAAGCAGGTATAACAGTCATCAAGTTCCTAATGAAATGCACTGTGGGAAATCGAGTCCTGAGGCTTTGGAAAGTGAAGCCTCTGGTGACCAGCAGAGGAAGCCACAGTGGTAATTATGATAGAGCCCCACCCCCAAGGAATGACACAATAACAGAAACATAATTTTACTCTCCGGCTCGGATTGGCAAGGTTGATAGTTCAACATACATATTTACAGAGACAGAACAGGTAGATGGGTCATGTTTAGACTCACTTACTGGAACTGGCAATACAGATGGTTCGACACACATATTTGTGGAAACAGAACAGATTGTTACAATTTAAACTCCCTGACTGGGACTGACAAGACAGAGTATTCACAAATGACCTGTGACAGATCAGTTTGATAGTTCAAAGGTATCCGATTGCGAAAGGACAAGACAAAAGTTTACAATTAACCTTCACGGCTGGGTCAGGAAAGGATGAAAGTTCAAAGGCAGACTCTCTGGCTGGGTTGAGACAGGACAATAGTTCAAAGACGGCCTCCTTGGCCAATTCAGGACAGGACAATAGTTCACAGAGTTTCAATGGCTAGCTCATATTTCTTTTCaatttaaaagtaaagttaTGTGGCATGAGTAGAACACATTGTAGGAAAATTGAAACAAGTGCTTCAAATGCCCTAGCTGGACGTactgttcaaccaaaaatgctGCCTTATTCCTAACCCAAAGGAAATGCAATACTCCTTACTGAAGGACACCCAGGTTCAAATCCCACATTAAGGCAAAGACGTGGATAggaaaatacatatatttgtattattactttcaataaaatctttgaaaaataACTTCTAGCTTCagatcatttattcatatatcatacctaaacaaaaataaagaagcaacaaaatatttacatcacatataaataacaaaacaacctaaaaattataattaatacaaaaacaaaaaagtttaaaatatatttttggcacTCAAGGCAAAAGGGTGAACATCCAAGTCCTACATCCTTCCCTCAGTGAACATCCTTCCCTCACTGTACCAAGCAGGTACAGTGAGAGAaattagttttaaatatttgatcacctgctgattttgtaagtttgacTTCttgcaaagaaatgaagggtctataatttttatggtggatttattttaactaatagaaacagaatataaaaaaatctggggggaaaatgttatataaaatttaTAGATTAATTTGCATTTCAGGTTTCTGatagacatttctgatagttggtcaccaggtttgcacatttGTCAGGATAAATTTTAttccactcctctgtcaatctttcTTGGCTGTCACTcagcaaatttgagttttagcctccttcacagattttctacaggactagggtctagagactgggtAGGACATTTATTGTGCTTCTCCTTAAACCAATCCTgtggttgtcttggcaatatgttttgggtctttaTCATATTAAAGCTacatccacgacccatcttcagtgatctagttgAGGGGCCCCTCAATGCCGTGAAGTCATTCTTTACCCGTAGCAGAGAAAAAGCCCTGAAGCATAATGTTTCTGTTTCACGAATTGCAGAGACTCAGAGGTGAGGATCcaaatgcactttatttaagGGGTAAGCAACAGGCAAATCCGAGAGTGGGCAGAGGCTGACCTGGGCCGTGGTGCAGAGAGGCAGGCTGGTCAGACGGCCAGGGAGGCGCTGGTAGAGCTGGAGGCCATGGAGGCGCTGGCAGGTCTGGAGCCATGGAGGCGCTGGCAGGTCTGGAAACCTGGGCGTGGTAGGCAGGTCTGGAAGCCTGGGCGTGGCAGGCAGGTCTGGAAACCTGGGCGTGGCAGGCAGGTCTGAAAACCTGGCCGTGGCAGGCAGGTCTGGAAACCTGGGCGTGGCAGGCAGGTCTGGAAACATGGGCGTGGCAGGCAGGTCTGAAAACCTGGCCGTGGCAGGCAGGTCTGGAAACCTGGGCGTGGCAGGCAGGTCTGGAAACATCGGCGTGGCAGGCAGGTCTGGAAGCCTGGGGGTGGCAGGCTGGTCTGGAAGCCTGGGCGTGGCAGGCAGGTCTGAAAACCTGGCCGTGGCAGGCAGGTCTGGAAACCTGGTACAGCCACATggtacaatgaacgagcacaggacaatgaacattAGGATTATTTaaaggggagacagacaaaggataattatcAAGGAACCAGGTGACGGGGATTAAACACTAAGGGAAGGCTAACGAgacaaaagggcgggaaacactgacgagacacgagaaagcacaTGGCAAGCCAATgtataaacaaagccatgtctttctcacacaaaacccaaggcattgccatgactccaccgcaagaccaagaataaacatgacatgatggtggaatcatgacaagaaCAGCGACGGATATAACATGTCTTTACTATATAGGAGGATGTATCGATTATTCGGAAAAGTgaatcgtgcagtcattttaatcgttcaccatcaaatatcgtcatatcgcacacccttAATCAGGAAGGTGTAAAAAGGCAGCCAAGAAGCAGGATTGTTCTCTCACTATTTGCTCATAACCAAACTGAATGAGGGTTTGCCAAATCTTGGACCTCATTTGTCTAAACAAATATCTTCTGCACATGAAGTGCAAGAGGCTGGCAGTTCCAAGGGTTAAACGGGCAATAAAAAATGGCGATTTGTTCACCACAGTTGATCTCAAAGATGCCTATTTCCAGACTCGTATATGGGAGGTTCATTGACAGTTTCTAAGGTTTCAGTTTGAGAGCAGAGTCTACAAATTCTTTTGGCATTGCCTTGGCCCCTCAAACATTCATGCGTTCTTGGCAATCCTTCATCGCCTAGGTGTCATTGTTCCGTATAACCTACTGTAGAAGACTGGCTAATTTGTACAAAGTCAGAAAAGATTTGCAGGCATCATACCTCTGTTCATGTGAAGCACATTAAAAGCTTGGGTCTTTGCATCAATATGCAGAAGAGCAGGCTGGAGCCATCGCGTTACTACGattcactgtttgctttcactTTCTACACTTTCTGCCGCGCACACACGTTTCGCAGCATCCAAATCCTACTCGACCGCAGGAAAGCACGAATGGATGAGCTGGGCAACAGAGTATCCATGTCACCCAATCTGGGGATCAATTACCATACATTTTAGGGGTGTAATGAGACACTTATCCCACAAGACAAGATGAGACACGAGACTGGGTTCACGAGAACAAGGCGAGACtttgaaacaaattaaatgtttttaattttaataaattatattatgcaCTATGCACTGCAGTAATAATAAACAGTAAACAATGCAATAACACTTCTAAATATTTTGTCACAAAATCACAGGcacataaatgcacaaaaataaacataaacacaaacagtatAAATTTAAACGAGCGACAGGCACAACACAGAGGCCAGCCTGGGTAGCAAGGTTTATTGTGTGTGCAAAGCATTTTATGTGCGGCTCAAATCCTGCCTCGCGCACAGCCACATCCATGTTACGCGCATTATCTGTCACAATAGCGATGCCGTGGTTTGGCTTCGTAAGACCCCAGTCAGTGACAGCTGCTTGTAAAACTTCAGCGATGTTTACACCTGTGTGGGATTCGAAATGTGGCCGTGTCTGCAGTACAAAATGTACCATTTCCCAGTTACTGTTAATTGTGTGGGCTGTTATTGTAATATAGCTCTGCGTACACCTAGACGTCCAACCGTCAGTAGTTAAGGCAATGGTTTCTGCATCTTTTAGAGTGTGTAAAACTTTTACCTTGCACTCTTTGTAGAGGCTCGGGACCACTGTGCGAGTGAAATGTGTGCGTGACGGGATCGCGTACTGTGGTTCAAGTGTATAGATGAGTCGCCGAAATCTCAGATTTTCTACCACAGAAAATGGCCTCATATCAGCAGCAATAAAAACGCCAATGTCTCTCGTTATTGCCGTGGCTCTTGCACTTGACGTTGGAAGTTTCGCTGCAAAGGCATTTGATATCGTTGTTTGCCCTTTCATGTGAACAGAATTGCTCTCCGTTTTCGCTGCATTTAAAGAGCTGTGGTTATTTTCTAGGTGTTTCTGCATGGTGGTCGTGTTAGCAGAGGTGTATGGTATTAATTTCTTACAATGTTAACATATTGTCTTTGTCTTGTCTGTTATTCATTCGCAGTTTTCTATTTCCACCGGAAACCCAAAATTTAAATGTGGCGGCGGCATCTTCGATCGTCATTTCACCCTCCATGAAGCCAATTGCGTGAGGATTGTTACGTTCTCGCGAGACCCGTCGGATTTCGCGAGACCAACTGAATATCGTGAGATATCGTCTCACGAGATCTCGTCACACCCTTAGTACATATGGATATATGTAACATTGTGGAAAGATAGTCTCTTCATTCAGAGAAAAAAGGTTACACCGTAATctttttaaatacttattttttgtaaGACAATGAGTTAAAGTTAGAACACAAGGTAGGCTCAACATCTTTtcttgattaaaaatgtgttgaaccTAGTCAGCCTggggtaaatataaattatataaacaatgaaacaggaagtcctaaaataccaaaaaataataatttgtgtaactttgtgaaaataatataaaaatgtattaaatgtatgtCTTTCCTTTACCATATAAGTTTAGGTTTATACCTGGTTCTCCACGTCCTTTTGCTGCACGCTTGAAAAACCCTCAGTTCAGGACCAGAAAGGACCAGACTGGCGgcacaaaaaacaaattcaatgtttttaattttaataaattatattatgcaCTATGCACTGCAGTAATAATAAGcagtaaataaatgcaataacaCTGCTAAATATATTGTCACAAAATCACAGGCACGttaatgcacaaaaataaacataaacacaaacagtatAAATTTAAACGAGTGACACGCACAACACAGAGGCCAGCCTGGGTAGCAAGGTGTGTGTGCAAAGCATTTTATGTGCGGCTCAAATCTCAGTGATGATGGTGTGCACATGCATACATGTGAAGTTACATTCAGTTATTTGAAATTTGTATTTCTGAACTTGTTTGGAATTACAGTGAATGGAGTAGGAGAGTCGATTCTATCGAATCCAAAAGTGGGAGTCGAGAATCAGAATTGAATCCAAAAAACCTGAATCAAACACCCCTAGTGTTTTggaaaaaatgctgttttacaGAGAAAGCACGTAAATATGATTTTACACATGGCTTGTCCTAAATCATATTAACAACACTAAACAGACATATAAGCAACACCcaccaaataaaatatatccACCCAGCTGGCAGGTAACATTCCACAAAAATTCTGTAAATCACACTTGTATAACCTATATTTGAAAGGATAGGCAACATTTTTCAATCACATTTACtacaaatgctttttaaattctttaaatgggtttggAATTTTGTGGGGGATATGCCATGCCAAACTGGTCATATCGGCTCTCTTTGTCTGGGTTGGTTTAAAACTTTCTTTGTCCTGTCTAAGTATATGTAAACGAAATATGCAGCTTTGCACATCTGCTTTGTTTAGAATTAGTGGTGGGCcattaacgccgttaacgcagtgagactcttatcgcgcgataaaaaaaatgtcgccgttaatctattctcaaagttgggttgggagctgggtctatactacgtaagctatgatgactttcaccttgatattttagcgcggatgtataccagcttaactgcactgtacggggcgagaacgagatatttgaactcgcgtcattcgcagaagcagaagccgcctcatcatctcataaccagggcttcattcgcttccttagcgcagcctcatcatctcataaccagggcttcattcgcgcgattcgcgcagcaagtaggtctattgcctctttgcattaacacataaatcactcgcgcttgacacgccattcgcgtttggtctgaacacaacataacgttactgtgaaattaccgcatcaaacgtgacgtgctaacatggatgcagctatgaagccgccggctttgcttcagggaatattaatttttaagaagcttcccaatagaaatatcgacaagactaaggttgtttgcaccttgtgcattgcgaaaaaaaaacactttctctcaacaggtagtggtctagctttagttgaaaccagtaactttgtattgagatctaatgtattatggctcctgtatgacatatcgcttgttgctccctcactctttgtaagtcgctttggataaaagcgtctgctaaatgactaaatgtaaatgtactgtaggagctcttccagtctcaagtaccacctaaacgcaaatcatcccttagctaatgcggaagtaaacacaagttcatcttattgaacataatttaattttcataaccaattatcatagtagaacagctttctcaagcagtttgtgatgcattttggaaacaggagatgagcccctggtctaatgcgccacctggcttgagaaacccgttctcaaagacttacttttagtcattatttgggtagcacacatattctgaatgccttcggcagaattcaaatgagccattttaatctagattaatctagattaatcttggaattaatctagattaatctagattaaaaaaattaatctatgcccaccactatttAGAATTCATTGACAGTCAGCAAGAGCACTTGTATTTGCCTTACATGACTTATAACATGTCGATGTTTTTTATACACAAGCACATTAAATGGGTTCGTCATTCAccagttttctttttcaaagcTTTCTAATATTTCCCACCATGCTCTGCtatgtatatattgttttatattgcctttttttgtttatataaaatattcagGTACTaacttgttgtttttttgtttctgcaGGGTAAAGAAAACCACAAGACCTGTCAGAATTTGGGGTCCATTataagtaaacaaacaaaaaccatCACCTTGGTGTAATTGTGCTGTAATAGGAACTTGGATTTGAGGTGACCTTGCTAGTTGCACAATGGCTCCTGAAGGCATAGGGGAGCTTCGAGACTTGTTCTTTTTACTGGTGCTGTGCCTGACACTTCTGGCTGAGCTATTGGAGATGGCCACAGCTTCTTCTCATGGATTGGATGGTCAGGGTGGCATAGAATGCCCTTCTGTGTGTCGCTGTGATGAAGACTTCATTTACTGCAATGACCGTGGACTGAGCGCAATCCCACCACTACCACCATCTGCAACTGTCCTATATTTTCAGAACAATCACATTGATAATCCAGGTCTTCCTAAATCATTGGAGCATCACATTAAAGTCAGTGTAATCTATCTCTATGATAACGAGTTAGATGACTTTCCAATGCAATTGCCACCTTCATTAAGAGAGCTTCACCTCCAGGACAACAACATTAGAGTGTTGCCACGGGCTGCACTTACCAGACTTCCACTTCTTCAAAAGTTGCATCTGGACGATAACTCTGTTTCTACAGTTAGTATTGAGGATCAGGCTTTTGCAGACAACCCTCGACTACGTCTACTCTTCCTTTCCAGAAACCACCTTTCCAGCATCCCATCAGGTCTTCCTTCGGCACTTGAGGAGCTTCATTTAGATGACAACCGAATCTCCACCATTCCCACTCATGCCTTCCGTGGTTTGTCATCTTTACGCCGCTTGGTTTTGGATGGTAATCTTTTAGCTAATCAGCGTATTGCTGATGATACGTTCTCACGCCTGTCAAACTTAACAGAACTTTCCCTAGTGCGTAATTCTCTTCAGACACCCCCACTAAACCTCCCAAGTGCCCACTTGCAGAGACTGTCCCTTCAGGACAACGCTATAATACACATGCCTCGAGGCTCTCTTGATAGTATGCGGCGACTACAGCGCTTAGATCTTTCTGGAAACAATCTGACAACTCTTCCCAGAGGCTTGTTCAGAGACTTGGAGAGTCTGGGACAGCTGCTAGTGCGAGGAAACCCTTGGCATTGTGGATGTAACTTGCGGTGGCTACATGACTGGCTAGAGGCAAAGGGGAACACAATAACAGTAAGAGGCTTTATCTGTCAAACACCAGAGAAAGTTCGAGACATGGCGCTAAGAGACCTCACAAATCAAATGGATGAATGTGAGTTAGCTACTGCTGGAGGTGGTGGAGCAGGTACAGGGAATGGTGGTAACAGAGTGAGTGGGGCAAGTTTTGGAGCCATTTCTACCACTCACCCCCCACCTCAAGGGTCTCTATTCACACTTCGGTCCAAACGTCCAGGCCTGGGTTTCCCAGAAACTGGGTTGGACTACACATTAAGCAGTAGTGGTGTGGGAAAGAACCTGGCCCTAAATGTGAAACCATTGTCCCATGACAGCATCCGGGTTACTTGGAGTGTGGCGCAAACAACATCTTCATTTCGATTAAGCTGGCTTCGCTTGGGAACCAGCTCTACCATGGGGTCTATCACAGAGACCTTGGTTAGAGGTGATCAGCGGGAGTATCTGCTAACCTCCCTGCAGCCTGCTTCCAGCTACATCATCTGCATGGTGCCTCTAGTGTCTTACAGTGGAAGCAGAAGTAGTTTGTCTTGGGGTGATACAGACTCAAATGAGGTTCCAGTTTGTGCCAGAACTGAAACAACTGATCCCAAAAACTCTAATGATGATCAAGCTGAGGATCAAAGCTTTGTTCAAATGACGTCTATACCACTTGTTGGAATTATTGGAGGTGCTATAACAATAGTTTCCCTGGCTCTAATCATTGCCATTTTTTGCTGGTATGGGCACCGTGCAGGGCGCCTCACCTCAAGAGACCACTACAGCCAAAGCACCTCTCGCAAAAGCAAACACTTCGATGACTACATTGAGTCAGGCACAAAGAAAGATAATACAATTTTAGAGATCAGAGGCCCTGGATTTCAGATGACACCTATAGCAGCAAGACAGCCCCTTCAACCCAAACCTGTACAAGAGGATTACATCATACATACAATATTCCCTTCCAATGGCACAGGTCTATACAAGCCACCCGATAACATAAGCAATTCTGGTTATGGCATAAACCGAGGCTATAGAGAAGGTGGCATTCCCGATATAGATTACTCCTACACATGATACCCCT of Triplophysa dalaica isolate WHDGS20190420 chromosome 4, ASM1584641v1, whole genome shotgun sequence contains these proteins:
- the flrt1a gene encoding leucine-rich repeat transmembrane protein FLRT1 → MAPEGIGELRDLFFLLVLCLTLLAELLEMATASSHGLDGQGGIECPSVCRCDEDFIYCNDRGLSAIPPLPPSATVLYFQNNHIDNPGLPKSLEHHIKVSVIYLYDNELDDFPMQLPPSLRELHLQDNNIRVLPRAALTRLPLLQKLHLDDNSVSTVSIEDQAFADNPRLRLLFLSRNHLSSIPSGLPSALEELHLDDNRISTIPTHAFRGLSSLRRLVLDGNLLANQRIADDTFSRLSNLTELSLVRNSLQTPPLNLPSAHLQRLSLQDNAIIHMPRGSLDSMRRLQRLDLSGNNLTTLPRGLFRDLESLGQLLVRGNPWHCGCNLRWLHDWLEAKGNTITVRGFICQTPEKVRDMALRDLTNQMDECELATAGGGGAGTGNGGNRVSGASFGAISTTHPPPQGSLFTLRSKRPGLGFPETGLDYTLSSSGVGKNLALNVKPLSHDSIRVTWSVAQTTSSFRLSWLRLGTSSTMGSITETLVRGDQREYLLTSLQPASSYIICMVPLVSYSGSRSSLSWGDTDSNEVPVCARTETTDPKNSNDDQAEDQSFVQMTSIPLVGIIGGAITIVSLALIIAIFCWYGHRAGRLTSRDHYSQSTSRKSKHFDDYIESGTKKDNTILEIRGPGFQMTPIAARQPLQPKPVQEDYIIHTIFPSNGTGLYKPPDNISNSGYGINRGYREGGIPDIDYSYT